One region of Oryza sativa Japonica Group chromosome 10, ASM3414082v1 genomic DNA includes:
- the LOC136353685 gene encoding uncharacterized protein encodes MNQPSPRRPPLSPTPPAASSRLCRLDRAPAGRAVASSSVAATSSTPACPPFRAVTAGGAFPPSPFSFLRAGCLQPPLPPRRSAVRPRRLLPRPRSHLLSLGQPSVSRGKHRRRVLAGKTVALPPLFHLRPPLSRFPCAGRRRHHLPRLRDAALIPGITSSSPEARRSGLLVGVQYLPASGRLLYVAGTPIDVAVLSSPPAAPLFRRNTVARAGLSILIVADVPSAARSSSPARRLAAPPPSSSSRRRVPHRPRIRAAAAGCPRRLLTGPGRRRRRPLVIPGRRGVRPSVEPFSSVVRISQASRGSPVLVFVLASASSSLVPAVSRLHSRIAAEVVPSPSAAPVRRCRSHASSRGGL; translated from the coding sequence ccctctccccgccgccctcctctctctcccacgccgccggccgcctccagccgcctgtgccgcctcgaccgtgcgccggccggccgcgccgtcgcctcctccagcgtcgccgccacctcctccaccccggcctgccctccgtttcgcgcggtgaccgccggaggcgcgttcccgccgtcgcccttctccttcctccgcgccggctgcctccagccgcctctccctcctcgccggagcgccgtccggccgcgccgtcttctccctcggcctcgcagccacctcctctccctcggtcagccctccgtttcgcggggaaagcaccggagacgcgtcctcgccggcaaaacagtggcgttgccgccactgttccatctccggccgccactgtcgcgtttcccgtgcgccggccgacgtcgccaccacctccctcggctccgcgacgccgccctcatccccggcatcacctcctcctcgcccgaagctcgccggagtggcctcctcgtcggcgtccagtACCTCCCCGCCTCCGGCCGGCTCCTGTACGTCGCCGGTACGCCGATCGACGTCGCCGTGTTGTCCTCTCCTCCAGCTGCTCCTCtgtttcgccggaacaccgtcgcccgtGCTGGCCTCTCCATCCTCATCGTCGCCGACGTCCCTTCGGCCGcccgttcatcctcgccggctcgtcgtctcgcggcgccgcctccgtcatcgtcatcacgGCGACGTGTTCCACACCGTCCCCGCAttcgtgcagccgctgccggctgccctcgtcgcctcctcaccggccccggtcgtcgtcgtcgtcgtcctctcgtcattcccggtcgtcgtggcgttcgtccctccgtcgagccgttctcatcCGTCGTCCGCATCAGTCAAGCAAGCCGtggcagccccgtcctcgtcttcgtcctcgcctccgcgtcatcaagcctcgtgccggccgtgtctcgccttcattcaaggatcgccgccgaagtcgttccctcgccgtccgccgcgcccgttcgtcgttgtcgttcccacgcctcgtcgcgtggtg